From a region of the Labrus mixtus chromosome 5, fLabMix1.1, whole genome shotgun sequence genome:
- the ank1a gene encoding ankyrin-1a isoform X1: MAQAAKHLRKNKDLEAQLEQERKEKEEERSKKRSRSRDKKRKAHAVHRWLIDQDSSVSSEMPDGQGVWHFDDEADAGNSFLRAARSGNLDKALDHIKNGIDINTANQNGLNGLHLASKEGHVKMVLELLHNGIVLETTTKKGNTALHIAALAGQEQVVTELVNYGANVNAQSQKGFTPLYMAAQENHLEVVKFLLENGANQSIPTEDGFTPLAVALQQGHENVVALLINYGTKGKVRLPALHIAARNDDTRTAAVLLQNDPNPDVLSKTGFTPLHIAAHYENLNVAQLLLNRGANVNFTPKNGITPLHIAARRGNVIMVRLLLDRGAQIDAKTKDELTPLHCAARNGHVRIIEILLDHGAPIQAKTKNGLSPIHMSAQGDHMDCVKQLLQYNAEIDDITMDHLTPLHVAAHCGHHRMAKVLLDKGGKPNSRALNGFTPLHIACKKNHMRVMDLLLKHSASIEAVTESGLTPLHVASFMGHLNIVKILLQKGASPSASNVKVETPLHMASRAGHLEVAEFLLQNASPVDAKAKDDQTPLHCAARMGHKELVKLLLEQKANPNSTTTAGHSPLHIAAREGHVQTVRILLDMEAQQTKMTKKGFTPLHVASKYGKVDVAELLLERGANPNASGKNGLTPLHVAVHHNNLDVVNLLVSKGGSPHSAARNGYTALHIASKQNQVEVANSLLQYGASANAESLQGVTPLHLASQEGRPDMVSLLIAKQANVNLGNKSGLTPLHLVAQEGHVGIADILVKQGASVYAATRMGYTPLHVACHYGNIKMVKFLLQQQANVNSKTRLGYTPLHQAAQQGHTDIVTLLLKHGAQPNETTTNGTSALAIAKRLGYISVIDVLKLVTEETVSMTTTEKHRMSFPETVDEILDVSEDEGIAQLTLGEELLGTEGARYMKMDDMKDHDDDFLSPKKSLEYERGLGTANYSPAIPRIPRVSPETVILKEHEMDQQHTPLPLPKEYDDDSLIPSSPATETSDNVSPVASPIHTGFLVSFMVDARGGSMRGSRHNGLRVIIPPRTCAAPTRITCRLVKPQKLTSPPPLVEGEGLASRIISLGPAGMQFLGPVIVEIPHFAALGRGDRELVVLRSENGSVWKEHRNRYGDEVLETILNGMDEELESQEELGKKRIRRIISTDFPLYFAVVSRVQQESDLIGPEGGSLTSKLVPLVQATFPETAVTKRVRLGLQAQPVPDELVAKLLGNQANFSPVVTVEPRRRKFHRPIGLRIPLPPSWKESPRDSGEGDTTSLRLLCSVIGGTAPAQWEDITGTTKLAYANDCASFTTNVSARFWLADCPRTAEAVSFANLLYRELSAVPYMAKFVVFAKMNEVREGRLRCYCMTDDKMDKTLEQHENFTEVARSRDIEVMEGMPLHLECSGNLVPVRKATQQPRCFSFQAFRDNRLPVSVKVRDSSKEHTGFLSFLRKSTKYEDSQHVLCNLNITMPPCIKVIGSEDRRRTLTPLALRERYSALNEPAMASMSAMERTELKMAVIAEQLGLSWAELARELQLSVDDINKIRVENPNSLLEQSSALLNLWATREGKRAKMESLYAALKSIDRMDIVNMLEGQPPQPARQGSRDLSRRRHNEREHLSPGMTNGYGLAQDELLSPASMQYSLPSPLGAEPYWQEVSSLDCAPIATTEEDTLMEMSDVQVWPSGNSPSLVPVEDSSLECSNADDSEGLLGLPYGSLGRPASQASAASPGGGVLSGSIELPEDDSEMGVDSLSTATPASLGGTIAGMNLNGLNNGQGSEASSEVSAFTSATGGDGAGGGGRGGGMTGSVEGLSLVAGQQRVYARLSESPGLSCVADRNGDRSGNGGNGGGGGSFLSYLQEQTGPGWIPVTDPTQAWVGNQPKARQAMDTMMSSVCNAVDGDQSHMSQEALLQPVRDMGHSEILRGHFRGTQPFEKGLGFPHRVPELRAWDEVRLKGQGDEVEDLPGEQVSEEQFTDEHGNIVTKKIVRKVVRRGKGSGEEGVQEVSVEGSLQEANDLEVDAEQFINYAILGRDSSKPDSVDVKKGAQIVKCASLRRVKQ, translated from the exons AACGGGCTGAACGGGCTGCACCTGGCCTCCAAAGAAGGCCACGTTAAAATGGTGCTGGAGCTACTCCACAACGGCATCGTACTGGAGACCACCACGAAG AAAGGGAACACGGCCCTGCACATTGCAGCCCTGGCGGGGCAGGAGCAGGTGGTCACAGAGCTGGTTAACTACGGGGCCAATGTAAACGCTCAGTCTCAG AAGGGTTTCACTCCACTCTACATGGCTGCACAAGAAAACCATCTAGAGGTTGTGAAGTTTCTTCTGGAGAACGGAGCCAATCAAAGCATTCCAACTGAG gacgGATTCACTCCTCTCGCGGTGGCTCTTCAGCAGGGACACGAGAACGTCGTAGCCCTGCTCATCAACTACGGCACCAAAGGGAAGGTCCGCCTCCCCGCGCTGCACATCGCTGCACGCAACGACGACACACGCACAGCCGCGGTGCTTCTGCAGAATGACCCCAATCCTGACGTACTCAGCAAG ACTGGATTCACACCCCTCCATATTGCTGCACACTATGAAAACTTGAACGTAGCTCAGCTGCTGCTCAATAGAGGAGCCAATGTCAACTTCACCCCAAAG aacGGTATCACTCCTCTGCACATTGCGGCCAGACGGGGTAATGTGATCATGGTCCGACTTCTGCTGGACAGAGGGGCTCAGATAGACGCCAAGACCAAG GACGAGCTGACTCCTCTGCACTGTGCAGCCAGAAACGGCCATGTCAGGATTATAGAGATCCTGCTGGACCACGGAGCCCCCATCCAGGCCAAAACCAAG AATGGCCTGTCTCCAATCCACATGTCAGCACAGGGCGACCACATGGACTGCGTCAAGCAGCTTCTGCAGTACAACGCCGAGATTGATGATATCACAATGGACCATCTTACCCCTCTGCATGTGGCAGCGCACTGCGGCCACCACCGCATGGCCAAAGTTCTGCTGGACAAAGGGGGCAAACCCAACTCTCGGGCACTG aatGGTTTTACTCCTCTGCACATCGCTTGTAAAAAGAACCACATGCGTGTGATGGATCTGCTGCTTAAACACTCTGCATCTATAGAGGCTGTGACTGAG TCGGGCCTGACTCCCTTACATGTGGCATCATTCATGGGGCATCTCAACATTGTGAAGATCCTGCTGCAGAAAGGAGCTTCTCCCAGCGCCTCCAATGTG AAAGTGGAGACTCCTCTTCATATGGCGTCTCGGGCAGGACACCTTGAAGTTGCAGAGTTCTTACTGCAGAACGCGTCACCTGTAGACGCGAAGGCAAAG GATGATCAAACCCCTCTGCATTGTGCTGCTCGTATGGGCCACAAGGAGCTggtgaagctgctgctggagcagaAAGCCAACCCTAACTCCACCACCACAGCAGGCCACTCGCCCCTACACATCGCCGCCCGGGAAGGTCATGTTCAAACTGTACGCATCCTCCTGGACATGGAGGCCCAGCAGACCAAGATGACCAAG AAAGGCTTTACTCCGCTCCACGTGGCCTCAAAGTACGGCAAAGTGGACGTAGCAGAGCTGTTGTTGGAGAGAGGAGCTAACCCTAATGCTTCTGGGaag AATGGTTTGACTCCGCTGCATGTTGCCGTGCATCACAACAACCTGGACGTTGTTAACTTGCTTGTTAGCAAAGGAGGGTCCCCACATAGTGCAGCCAGG AATGGCTACACTGCCCTCCACATAGCATCCAAGCAGAACCAGGTGGAGGTGGCTAACAGCCTGCTGCAGTATGGAGCTTCAGCCAATGCTGAGTCACTGCAGGGGGTCACCCCTCTCCACCTGGCCTCACAGGAAGGAAGGCCAGACATGGTCTCCCTCCTCATCGCCAAACAGGCCAACGTCAACCTTGGAAACAAG AGCGGATTAACCCCACTGCATCTGGTCGCTCAGGAGGGTCATGTTGGCATTGCAGATATCTTGGTGAAGCAAGGGGCTTCAGTATACGCAGCCACGAGG ATGGGTTACACCCCCCTCCATGTAGCGTGTCACTATGGCAACATTAAGATGGTGAAGTTCCTCCTGCAGCAACAGGCCAACGTCAACAGCAAAACAAGG CTCGGCTACACTCCTCTGCACCAGGCGGCCCAGCAGGGACACACTGACATCGTGACACTGCTGCTGAAGCACGGCGCTCAGCCCAACGAGACGACAACT AATGGTACTTCAGCCCTGGCCATCGCTAAGAGGTTGGGCTACATCTCTGTGATCGACGTCCTAAAGCTCGTCACTGAGGAGACGGTGTCCATG ACGACCACAGAGAAACATCGCATGAGTTTTCCAGAAACAGTGGATGAGATCTTGGACGTGTCTGAGGATGAAG GGATTGCACAGCTAACATTAG GAGAGGAGCTCTTGGGGACCGAAGGGGCCAGGTACATGAAGATGGATGACATGAAAGACCATGATGACGATTTCCTCTCCCCCAAGAAATCACTGGAGTACGAGAGAGGGCTGGGCACAGC GAATTACTCTCCAGCCATTCCAAGGATCCCCCGAGTTTCTCCTGAGACCGTCATCCTGAAGGAACACGAGATGGATCAG CAACACACTCCTCTTCCACTGCCCAAAGAGTATGACGATGACTCGCTGATTCCCAGCAGCCCAGCGACTGAGACCTCAGACAACGTCAGCCCAGTCGCCAGTCCCATCCACACGGG GTTCCTGGTCAGTTTCATGGTAGATGCTCGTGGCGGCTCAATGCGAGGCAGCAGGCATAACGGTCTGCGTGTCATCATACCTCCACGGACCTGTGCGGCGCCCACCCGCATCACCTGCCGCCTGGTGAAGCCGCAGAAGCTGACCAGCCCCCCTCCGCTAGTGGAGGGAGAGGGGCTGGCCAGCAGGATCATCTCCCTTGGTCCAGCAGGAATGCAGTTTTTGGG GCCGGTTATCGTGGAGATCCCTCACTTTGCCGCTCTCGGTCGAGGTGACCGGGAGCTTGTGGTGCTGAGGAGCGAGAACGGCTCAGTCTGGAAAGAACATCGCAATCGCTACGGCGACGAGGTGCTAGAAACAATCCTCAACGGGATGGATGAGG AGTTGGAAAGTCAAGAGGAGCTCGGGAAGAAGAGAATCCGTCGCATCATCTCCACCGACTTCCCCCTTTACTTTGCCGTCGTGTCACGAGTCCAGCAGGAGAGCGACCTGATTGGACCAGAGGGCGGCTCGCTGACAAGTAAACTGGTGCCGTTGGTCCAGGCCACGTTTCCCGAGACGGCAGTCACCAAACGAGTCCGCCTGGGGCTGCAG GCTCAGCCAGTTCCAGATGAGCTGGTTGCTAAGCTGCTGGGTAACCAGGCTAACTTTAGCCCCGTGGTCACCGTGGAGCCTCGACGGCGCAAGTTCCACCGGCCCATCGGGCTGCGTATACCTCTGCCCCCGTCCTGGAAGGAGAGTCCCCGAGACTCTGGAGAGGGCGACACCACCAGTCTGCGCCTGCTCTGCTCTGTCATAG GAGGCACTGCTCCGGCCCAGTGGGAAGACATCACCGGCACCACCAAGCTCGCCTACGCTAACGACTGTGCCAGCTTCACAACCAATGTCTCGGCACG gttctgGCTCGCAGACTGTCCTCGGACAGCCGAGGCCGTCTCCTTTGCCAACCTGCTCTACAGGGAGCTGTCGGCCGTTCCCTACATGGCCAAGTTTGTGGTGTTTGCGAAGATGAATGAGGTGCGCGAGGGCCGCCTGCGCTGCTACTGCATGACCGACGATAAGATGGATAAGACCCTGGAACAACATGAGAACTTCACCGAGGTGGCTCGCAGCAGAGACATAGAG GTGATGGAGGGAATGCCGCTTCACCTGGAGTGTTCAGGGAATCTAGTGCCGGTCAGAAAGGCTACCCAGCAGCCTCGCTGCTTCAGCTTCCAGGCCTTCAGAGATAACCGACTCCCTGTCTCTGTTAAG GTAAGAGACAGCAGTAAAGAGCACACCGGATTTCTGTCTTTCCTGCGCAAGTCCACAAAGTACGAGGACAGCCAACATGTGCTCTGCAACCTCAACATCACCATGCCTCCATGTATCAAG GTCATCGGGAGTGAAGACCGGAGAAGAACTCTGACTCCGCTGGCTTTAAGAGAAAGATACAGCGCCCTAAATGAACCTGCCATGG CCTCGATGAGTGCCATGGAGAGGACGGAGCTGAAGATGGCTGTGATTGCAGAGCAGTTGGGACTGAGCTGGGCCG AGTTAGCCCGAGAGCTGCAGCTCAGCGTGGACGACATCAATAAGATCCGAGTGGAGAATCCCAACTCGCTGCTGGAGCAGAGCTCAGCGCTGCTCAACCTGTGGGCCACCCGCGAGGGCAAGAGGGCCAAGA TGGAGAGCTTGTACGCAGCTCTGAAGAGCATCGACCGTATGGACATCGTCAACATGTTGGAGGGCCAGCCGCCTCAGCCCGCGAGACAAGGGTCCCGCGACCTCAGCAGACGCCGACACAACGAGAGAGAACACCTCTCCCCTGGTATGACCAATG GTTATGGGCTCGCGCAGGATGAGCTTCTCTCACCGGCCTCCATGCAGTACAGCCTGCCCTCCCCGCTCGGCGCTGAGCCTTACTGGCAGGAAGTCTCCAGCCTGGACTGTGCGCCCATCGCCACCACAGAGGAAGACACCCTCATGGAGATGTCTGACGTGCAGGTGTGGCCCTCTGGCAACAGCCCCTCCCTGGTGCCCGTGGAGGACTCCTCTCTGGAGTGCAGCAACGCCGACGACTCAGAAGGTCTGCTGGGGCTGCCGTATGGAAGTCTGGGACGACCGGCGAGTCAGGCCAGCGCGGCGAGCCCGGGGGGAGGGGTGCTGAGCGGCTCCATTGAGCTTCCTGAAGACGATTCAGAGATGGGCGTTGACTCGCTCAGCACTGCCACGCCGGCCTCGCTCGGGGGTACCATCGCTGGGATGAATCTTAACGGGCTGAACAATGGTCAGGGGTCAGAGGCGAGTTCGGAGGTCTCGGCGTTCACCAGCGCGACTGGTGGAGacggagctggaggaggaggaagaggaggaggaatgacGGGCTCAGTGGAAGGGCTTTCTCTTGTTGCAGGACAGCAAAGGGTGTATGCTCGGCTGAGTGAGTCACCTGGTCTGAGCTGTGTCGCAGATCGAAACGGAGACAG GTCAGGTAACGGTGGGAAtggaggtggtggaggctctTTCCTTTCTtacctgcaggaacagacaggtcCGGGCTGGATCCCTGTCACCGACCCCACTCAGGCCTGGGTGGGCAATCAGCCCAAAGCCAGGCAGGCCATGGAcacaatgatgtcatcagtgtgtAACGCTGTGGACGGAGACCAGTCCCACATGTCCCAGGAGGCCTTGCTTCAGCCTGTGAGGGACATGGGGCACTCTGAGATCTTACGGGGGCACTTCAGAGGTACCCAGCCGTTTGAGAAGGGTTTGGGGTTCCCCCACCGGGTGCCAGAGCTGAGGGCCTGGGACGAAGTGCGCCTGAAGGGACAG GGCGATGAGGTTGAAGATCTTCCTGGGGAGCAAGTAAGCGAGGAACAATTCACGGACGAGCACGGAAACATCGTCACAAAAAAG ATTGTGCGTAAGGTTGTGCGCAGAGGGAAGGGTTCAGGTGAGGAGGGGGTTCAGGAGGTGAGCGTGGAGGGTTCTCTGCAGGAGGCCAACGACCTGGAGGTTGACGCCGAGCAGTTCATAAACTACGCCATCCTGGGCCGGGACAGCAGCAAG CCCGATTCTGTGGATGTGAAGAAAGGTGCTCAGATAGTGAAATGTGCCAGTCTGCGGAGAGTTAAGCAATGA
- the ank1a gene encoding ankyrin-1a isoform X10 produces the protein MAQAAKHLRKNKDLEAQLEQERKEKEEERSKKRSRSRDKKRKAHAVHRWLIDQDSSVSSEMPDGQGVWHFDDEADAGNSFLRAARSGNLDKALDHIKNGIDINTANQNGLNGLHLASKEGHVKMVLELLHNGIVLETTTKKGNTALHIAALAGQEQVVTELVNYGANVNAQSQKGFTPLYMAAQENHLEVVKFLLENGANQSIPTEDGFTPLAVALQQGHENVVALLINYGTKGKVRLPALHIAARNDDTRTAAVLLQNDPNPDVLSKTGFTPLHIAAHYENLNVAQLLLNRGANVNFTPKNGITPLHIAARRGNVIMVRLLLDRGAQIDAKTKDELTPLHCAARNGHVRIIEILLDHGAPIQAKTKNGLSPIHMSAQGDHMDCVKQLLQYNAEIDDITMDHLTPLHVAAHCGHHRMAKVLLDKGGKPNSRALNGFTPLHIACKKNHMRVMDLLLKHSASIEAVTESGLTPLHVASFMGHLNIVKILLQKGASPSASNVKVETPLHMASRAGHLEVAEFLLQNASPVDAKAKDDQTPLHCAARMGHKELVKLLLEQKANPNSTTTAGHSPLHIAAREGHVQTVRILLDMEAQQTKMTKKGFTPLHVASKYGKVDVAELLLERGANPNASGKNGLTPLHVAVHHNNLDVVNLLVSKGGSPHSAARNGYTALHIASKQNQVEVANSLLQYGASANAESLQGVTPLHLASQEGRPDMVSLLIAKQANVNLGNKSGLTPLHLVAQEGHVGIADILVKQGASVYAATRMGYTPLHVACHYGNIKMVKFLLQQQANVNSKTRLGYTPLHQAAQQGHTDIVTLLLKHGAQPNETTTNGTSALAIAKRLGYISVIDVLKLVTEETVSMTTTEKHRMSFPETVDEILDVSEDEGIAQLTLGEELLGTEGARYMKMDDMKDHDDDFLSPKKSLEYERGLGTANYSPAIPRIPRVSPETVILKEHEMDQQHTPLPLPKEYDDDSLIPSSPATETSDNVSPVASPIHTGFLVSFMVDARGGSMRGSRHNGLRVIIPPRTCAAPTRITCRLVKPQKLTSPPPLVEGEGLASRIISLGPAGMQFLGPVIVEIPHFAALGRGDRELVVLRSENGSVWKEHRNRYGDEVLETILNGMDEELESQEELGKKRIRRIISTDFPLYFAVVSRVQQESDLIGPEGGSLTSKLVPLVQATFPETAVTKRVRLGLQAQPVPDELVAKLLGNQANFSPVVTVEPRRRKFHRPIGLRIPLPPSWKESPRDSGEGDTTSLRLLCSVIGGTAPAQWEDITGTTKLAYANDCASFTTNVSARFWLADCPRTAEAVSFANLLYRELSAVPYMAKFVVFAKMNEVREGRLRCYCMTDDKMDKTLEQHENFTEVARSRDIEVMEGMPLHLECSGNLVPVRKATQQPRCFSFQAFRDNRLPVSVKVRDSSKEHTGFLSFLRKSTKYEDSQHVLCNLNITMPPCIKVIGSEDRRRTLTPLALRERYSALNEPAMASMSAMERTELKMAVIAEQLGLSWAELARELQLSVDDINKIRVENPNSLLEQSSALLNLWATREGKRAKMESLYAALKSIDRMDIVNMLEGQPPQPARQGSRDLSRRRHNEREHLSPGMTNGQQRVYARLSESPGLSCVADRNGDRSGNGGNGGGGGSFLSYLQEQTGPGWIPVTDPTQAWVGNQPKARQAMDTMMSSVCNAVDGDQSHMSQEALLQPVRDMGHSEILRGHFRGTQPFEKGLGFPHRVPELRAWDEVRLKGQGDEVEDLPGEQVSEEQFTDEHGNIVTKKIVRKVVRRGKGSGEEGVQEVSVEGSLQEANDLEVDAEQFINYAILGRDSSKPDSVDVKKGAQIVKCASLRRVKQ, from the exons AACGGGCTGAACGGGCTGCACCTGGCCTCCAAAGAAGGCCACGTTAAAATGGTGCTGGAGCTACTCCACAACGGCATCGTACTGGAGACCACCACGAAG AAAGGGAACACGGCCCTGCACATTGCAGCCCTGGCGGGGCAGGAGCAGGTGGTCACAGAGCTGGTTAACTACGGGGCCAATGTAAACGCTCAGTCTCAG AAGGGTTTCACTCCACTCTACATGGCTGCACAAGAAAACCATCTAGAGGTTGTGAAGTTTCTTCTGGAGAACGGAGCCAATCAAAGCATTCCAACTGAG gacgGATTCACTCCTCTCGCGGTGGCTCTTCAGCAGGGACACGAGAACGTCGTAGCCCTGCTCATCAACTACGGCACCAAAGGGAAGGTCCGCCTCCCCGCGCTGCACATCGCTGCACGCAACGACGACACACGCACAGCCGCGGTGCTTCTGCAGAATGACCCCAATCCTGACGTACTCAGCAAG ACTGGATTCACACCCCTCCATATTGCTGCACACTATGAAAACTTGAACGTAGCTCAGCTGCTGCTCAATAGAGGAGCCAATGTCAACTTCACCCCAAAG aacGGTATCACTCCTCTGCACATTGCGGCCAGACGGGGTAATGTGATCATGGTCCGACTTCTGCTGGACAGAGGGGCTCAGATAGACGCCAAGACCAAG GACGAGCTGACTCCTCTGCACTGTGCAGCCAGAAACGGCCATGTCAGGATTATAGAGATCCTGCTGGACCACGGAGCCCCCATCCAGGCCAAAACCAAG AATGGCCTGTCTCCAATCCACATGTCAGCACAGGGCGACCACATGGACTGCGTCAAGCAGCTTCTGCAGTACAACGCCGAGATTGATGATATCACAATGGACCATCTTACCCCTCTGCATGTGGCAGCGCACTGCGGCCACCACCGCATGGCCAAAGTTCTGCTGGACAAAGGGGGCAAACCCAACTCTCGGGCACTG aatGGTTTTACTCCTCTGCACATCGCTTGTAAAAAGAACCACATGCGTGTGATGGATCTGCTGCTTAAACACTCTGCATCTATAGAGGCTGTGACTGAG TCGGGCCTGACTCCCTTACATGTGGCATCATTCATGGGGCATCTCAACATTGTGAAGATCCTGCTGCAGAAAGGAGCTTCTCCCAGCGCCTCCAATGTG AAAGTGGAGACTCCTCTTCATATGGCGTCTCGGGCAGGACACCTTGAAGTTGCAGAGTTCTTACTGCAGAACGCGTCACCTGTAGACGCGAAGGCAAAG GATGATCAAACCCCTCTGCATTGTGCTGCTCGTATGGGCCACAAGGAGCTggtgaagctgctgctggagcagaAAGCCAACCCTAACTCCACCACCACAGCAGGCCACTCGCCCCTACACATCGCCGCCCGGGAAGGTCATGTTCAAACTGTACGCATCCTCCTGGACATGGAGGCCCAGCAGACCAAGATGACCAAG AAAGGCTTTACTCCGCTCCACGTGGCCTCAAAGTACGGCAAAGTGGACGTAGCAGAGCTGTTGTTGGAGAGAGGAGCTAACCCTAATGCTTCTGGGaag AATGGTTTGACTCCGCTGCATGTTGCCGTGCATCACAACAACCTGGACGTTGTTAACTTGCTTGTTAGCAAAGGAGGGTCCCCACATAGTGCAGCCAGG AATGGCTACACTGCCCTCCACATAGCATCCAAGCAGAACCAGGTGGAGGTGGCTAACAGCCTGCTGCAGTATGGAGCTTCAGCCAATGCTGAGTCACTGCAGGGGGTCACCCCTCTCCACCTGGCCTCACAGGAAGGAAGGCCAGACATGGTCTCCCTCCTCATCGCCAAACAGGCCAACGTCAACCTTGGAAACAAG AGCGGATTAACCCCACTGCATCTGGTCGCTCAGGAGGGTCATGTTGGCATTGCAGATATCTTGGTGAAGCAAGGGGCTTCAGTATACGCAGCCACGAGG ATGGGTTACACCCCCCTCCATGTAGCGTGTCACTATGGCAACATTAAGATGGTGAAGTTCCTCCTGCAGCAACAGGCCAACGTCAACAGCAAAACAAGG CTCGGCTACACTCCTCTGCACCAGGCGGCCCAGCAGGGACACACTGACATCGTGACACTGCTGCTGAAGCACGGCGCTCAGCCCAACGAGACGACAACT AATGGTACTTCAGCCCTGGCCATCGCTAAGAGGTTGGGCTACATCTCTGTGATCGACGTCCTAAAGCTCGTCACTGAGGAGACGGTGTCCATG ACGACCACAGAGAAACATCGCATGAGTTTTCCAGAAACAGTGGATGAGATCTTGGACGTGTCTGAGGATGAAG GGATTGCACAGCTAACATTAG GAGAGGAGCTCTTGGGGACCGAAGGGGCCAGGTACATGAAGATGGATGACATGAAAGACCATGATGACGATTTCCTCTCCCCCAAGAAATCACTGGAGTACGAGAGAGGGCTGGGCACAGC GAATTACTCTCCAGCCATTCCAAGGATCCCCCGAGTTTCTCCTGAGACCGTCATCCTGAAGGAACACGAGATGGATCAG CAACACACTCCTCTTCCACTGCCCAAAGAGTATGACGATGACTCGCTGATTCCCAGCAGCCCAGCGACTGAGACCTCAGACAACGTCAGCCCAGTCGCCAGTCCCATCCACACGGG GTTCCTGGTCAGTTTCATGGTAGATGCTCGTGGCGGCTCAATGCGAGGCAGCAGGCATAACGGTCTGCGTGTCATCATACCTCCACGGACCTGTGCGGCGCCCACCCGCATCACCTGCCGCCTGGTGAAGCCGCAGAAGCTGACCAGCCCCCCTCCGCTAGTGGAGGGAGAGGGGCTGGCCAGCAGGATCATCTCCCTTGGTCCAGCAGGAATGCAGTTTTTGGG GCCGGTTATCGTGGAGATCCCTCACTTTGCCGCTCTCGGTCGAGGTGACCGGGAGCTTGTGGTGCTGAGGAGCGAGAACGGCTCAGTCTGGAAAGAACATCGCAATCGCTACGGCGACGAGGTGCTAGAAACAATCCTCAACGGGATGGATGAGG AGTTGGAAAGTCAAGAGGAGCTCGGGAAGAAGAGAATCCGTCGCATCATCTCCACCGACTTCCCCCTTTACTTTGCCGTCGTGTCACGAGTCCAGCAGGAGAGCGACCTGATTGGACCAGAGGGCGGCTCGCTGACAAGTAAACTGGTGCCGTTGGTCCAGGCCACGTTTCCCGAGACGGCAGTCACCAAACGAGTCCGCCTGGGGCTGCAG GCTCAGCCAGTTCCAGATGAGCTGGTTGCTAAGCTGCTGGGTAACCAGGCTAACTTTAGCCCCGTGGTCACCGTGGAGCCTCGACGGCGCAAGTTCCACCGGCCCATCGGGCTGCGTATACCTCTGCCCCCGTCCTGGAAGGAGAGTCCCCGAGACTCTGGAGAGGGCGACACCACCAGTCTGCGCCTGCTCTGCTCTGTCATAG GAGGCACTGCTCCGGCCCAGTGGGAAGACATCACCGGCACCACCAAGCTCGCCTACGCTAACGACTGTGCCAGCTTCACAACCAATGTCTCGGCACG gttctgGCTCGCAGACTGTCCTCGGACAGCCGAGGCCGTCTCCTTTGCCAACCTGCTCTACAGGGAGCTGTCGGCCGTTCCCTACATGGCCAAGTTTGTGGTGTTTGCGAAGATGAATGAGGTGCGCGAGGGCCGCCTGCGCTGCTACTGCATGACCGACGATAAGATGGATAAGACCCTGGAACAACATGAGAACTTCACCGAGGTGGCTCGCAGCAGAGACATAGAG GTGATGGAGGGAATGCCGCTTCACCTGGAGTGTTCAGGGAATCTAGTGCCGGTCAGAAAGGCTACCCAGCAGCCTCGCTGCTTCAGCTTCCAGGCCTTCAGAGATAACCGACTCCCTGTCTCTGTTAAG GTAAGAGACAGCAGTAAAGAGCACACCGGATTTCTGTCTTTCCTGCGCAAGTCCACAAAGTACGAGGACAGCCAACATGTGCTCTGCAACCTCAACATCACCATGCCTCCATGTATCAAG GTCATCGGGAGTGAAGACCGGAGAAGAACTCTGACTCCGCTGGCTTTAAGAGAAAGATACAGCGCCCTAAATGAACCTGCCATGG CCTCGATGAGTGCCATGGAGAGGACGGAGCTGAAGATGGCTGTGATTGCAGAGCAGTTGGGACTGAGCTGGGCCG AGTTAGCCCGAGAGCTGCAGCTCAGCGTGGACGACATCAATAAGATCCGAGTGGAGAATCCCAACTCGCTGCTGGAGCAGAGCTCAGCGCTGCTCAACCTGTGGGCCACCCGCGAGGGCAAGAGGGCCAAGA TGGAGAGCTTGTACGCAGCTCTGAAGAGCATCGACCGTATGGACATCGTCAACATGTTGGAGGGCCAGCCGCCTCAGCCCGCGAGACAAGGGTCCCGCGACCTCAGCAGACGCCGACACAACGAGAGAGAACACCTCTCCCCTGGTATGACCAATG GACAGCAAAGGGTGTATGCTCGGCTGAGTGAGTCACCTGGTCTGAGCTGTGTCGCAGATCGAAACGGAGACAG GTCAGGTAACGGTGGGAAtggaggtggtggaggctctTTCCTTTCTtacctgcaggaacagacaggtcCGGGCTGGATCCCTGTCACCGACCCCACTCAGGCCTGGGTGGGCAATCAGCCCAAAGCCAGGCAGGCCATGGAcacaatgatgtcatcagtgtgtAACGCTGTGGACGGAGACCAGTCCCACATGTCCCAGGAGGCCTTGCTTCAGCCTGTGAGGGACATGGGGCACTCTGAGATCTTACGGGGGCACTTCAGAGGTACCCAGCCGTTTGAGAAGGGTTTGGGGTTCCCCCACCGGGTGCCAGAGCTGAGGGCCTGGGACGAAGTGCGCCTGAAGGGACAG GGCGATGAGGTTGAAGATCTTCCTGGGGAGCAAGTAAGCGAGGAACAATTCACGGACGAGCACGGAAACATCGTCACAAAAAAG ATTGTGCGTAAGGTTGTGCGCAGAGGGAAGGGTTCAGGTGAGGAGGGGGTTCAGGAGGTGAGCGTGGAGGGTTCTCTGCAGGAGGCCAACGACCTGGAGGTTGACGCCGAGCAGTTCATAAACTACGCCATCCTGGGCCGGGACAGCAGCAAG CCCGATTCTGTGGATGTGAAGAAAGGTGCTCAGATAGTGAAATGTGCCAGTCTGCGGAGAGTTAAGCAATGA